In a genomic window of Glycine max cultivar Williams 82 chromosome 13, Glycine_max_v4.0, whole genome shotgun sequence:
- the LOC100306449 gene encoding uncharacterized protein isoform X1: MKCAKHNPKVDGDTENNVAELLSEELTLRETEALKNQHRADMALLESKKIASQYQKEADKCNSGMETCEEAREKAEMALVAQKKLTALWELRACQKGWNEGLAKSKKQSKGKVQTA, from the exons ATGA AATGTGCAAAGCACAATCCGAAGGTGGATGGAGACACTGAAAACAATGTTGCGGAGTTACTGTCGGAAGAACTAACTCTACGGGAAACTGAAGCTTTGAAAAATCAGCATCGTGCTGACATGGCTCTGCTGGAGTCCAAGAAGATTGCATCCCAGTATCAAAAAGAAGCAGACAAGTGTAATTCAGGAATGGAAACATGCGAGGAAGCCAGGGAAAAGGCCGAGATGGCACTAGTGGCACAGAAGAAGCTCACTGCATTGTGGGAACTAAGAGCTTGTCAGAAAGGATGGAATGAAGGGCTTGCCAAATCTAAAAAACAGTCTAAAGGGAAAGTACAGACTGCTTAG
- the LOC102664539 gene encoding condensin complex subunit 2-like, whose translation MVCLYARILAFHHLQLITLASCTLEAGVTIYSLRVDSVHSEAYKVLARMNRACQDTEQDTTLGNVNAESGQASRKEVGKKINKIEVQYDKTSKQVNVQVLKTTLWDHIQESVHIPIQ comes from the exons ATGGTGTGTTTATATGCCAGAATTTTGGCCTTCCACCATCTGCAATTGATAACACTG GCAAGCTGTACACTTGAAGCTGGAGTCACAATATACTCCTTAAGGGTGGATTCGGTGCATTCTGAAGCATATAAAGTCCTTGCTAGAATGAATAGAGCATGCCAAGATACTGAGCAAG ACACTACTTTAGGGAATGTTAATGCTGAAAGTGGACAAGCAAGCAGGAAGGAAGTTGGCAAAAAG ATCAATAAAATTGAAGTCCAGTATGACAAAACATCCAAACAAGTCAATGTTCAGGTTCTGAAAACAACACTTTGGGACCATATTCAAGAATCCGTTCACATTCCGATTCAG TAA
- the LOC100306390 gene encoding uncharacterized protein LOC100306390 — MGGEVLTMADVTANLQAATTASTPYALPTNLPLLSAFLSFALAQFLKIFTSWYKEKRWDSKRLLDSGGMPSSHSATVSALAVAICLQEGAGSPAFAIAVVLACIVMYDATGVRLHAGRQAELLNQIVCELPPEHPCSNVRPLRDSLGHTPLQVVAGGTLGCIIAFLMRRSS; from the exons ATGGGCGGAGAAGTGTTGACGATGGCGGACGTCACGGCCAACTTGCAAGCAGCAACCACCGCATCCACCCCTTACGCGCTTCCCACCAATCTCCCTCTCCTCTCCGCTTTTCTCTCCTTCGCTCTCGCTCAGTTCCTCAAGATCTTCACCTCCTG GTATAAGGAGAAGAGATGGGATTCTAAAAGGTTGCTTGATTCGGGTGGAATGCCTTCGTCACATTCTGCAACGGTCTCGGCTCTGGCTGTTGCTATATGTCTCCAAGAAGGGGCAGGGTCACCCGCCTTTGCTATTGCAGTGGTCTTGGCATGTATt GTGATGTATGATGCCACGGGAGTTAGACTTCATGCAGGTAGACAAGCAGAA TTGCTTAATCAAATTGTGTGCGAACTTCCTCCAGAACATCCTTGTTCCAATGTTAGACCTCTGCGTGATTCACTTGGTCATACTCCACTTCAG GTTGTTGCCGGTGGCACATTGGGATGCATTATAGCATTTTTGATGAGAAGATCAAGTTAA
- the LOC100306390 gene encoding uncharacterized protein isoform X1, with translation MPSSHSATVSALAVAICLQEGAGSPAFAIAVVLACIVMYDATGVRLHAGRQAELLNQIVCELPPEHPCSNVRPLRDSLGHTPLQVVAGGTLGCIIAFLMRRSS, from the exons ATGCCTTCGTCACATTCTGCAACGGTCTCGGCTCTGGCTGTTGCTATATGTCTCCAAGAAGGGGCAGGGTCACCCGCCTTTGCTATTGCAGTGGTCTTGGCATGTATt GTGATGTATGATGCCACGGGAGTTAGACTTCATGCAGGTAGACAAGCAGAA TTGCTTAATCAAATTGTGTGCGAACTTCCTCCAGAACATCCTTGTTCCAATGTTAGACCTCTGCGTGATTCACTTGGTCATACTCCACTTCAG GTTGTTGCCGGTGGCACATTGGGATGCATTATAGCATTTTTGATGAGAAGATCAAGTTAA
- the LOC100813838 gene encoding rRNA-processing protein FCF1 homolog, whose translation MGKAKKGPKFAVMKKIVTSKAIKSYKEEVLNPEKKNLMKEKLPRNVPTHSSALFFQYNTALGPPYRVLVDTNFINFSIQNKLDLEKGMMDCLYAKCTPCITDCVMAELEKLGQKYRVALRIAKDPRFERILCTHKGTYADDCLVERVTQHKCYIVATCDRDLKRRIRKIPGVPIMYITKRKYSIERLPEATIGGAPRI comes from the exons ATGGGTAAAGCTAAAAAGGGACCAAAGTTTGCTGTTATGAAGAAGATTGTCACTTCCAAAGCAATCAAAAG CTACAAAGAAGAGGTTTTGAACCCAGAAAAGAAGAATCTTATGAAGGAAAAGTTACCCAGAAATGT TCCAACTCATTCTTCAGCGCTTTTCTTTCAATACAACACTGCACTGGGACCCCCTTATCGTGTTTTGGTGGACACCAACTTCATCAATTTCTCGATCCAAAATAAA TTGGATCTGGAGAAAGGGATGATGGACTGCTTATATGCAAAAT GCACCCCTTGTATTACGGACTGTGTGATGGCAGAACTCGAGAAGTTAGGCCAAAAATATCGTGTAGCTCTAAG GATTGCCAAGGATCCTCGATTTGAGAGAATACTATGTACTCATAAAGGGACCTATGCTGATGACTGCCTTGTTGAGAGAGTTACTCAG CACAAGTGCTACATTGTTGCAACATGTGATCGGGACTTGAAGAGGAGAATTCGGAAG ATTCCCGGTGTTCCAATAATGTACATCACCAAACGCAAGTACTCGATTGAGCGATTGCCTGAAGCAACAATTGGTGGAG CTCCAAGAATTTGA